CGGTGTGCGGCCCATTGCCGATACCGACCGCAAGCTCGCCCACGAGCTCAGCGACTGCCTCTGGAGCGTGCTCGTGCTGGCGCGGCTCTACCAAGTGGACCTCGGAAAGGAGTTTTTCCGGACCATGGATGAACTGGAGAAGAAACTCCAAGCGCCAGACAATACCTAGCCGGACGCTTCTGGATTCTTCGCTGCGCTCTGAATGACAGGTGGCGGCGAATGAAACCCCGGTGTGTCATTCTGAGCGCAGCGAAGAATCCAGGAGACCGTGCTCACGCTTTCGGAGCCGTCAGGCCACCTTGCCCGTGATTTGGCGTTTGGCGTCCGGGATTTCTCCTCTCTACTTCCCTCATGCAAATTGACCGTCCGGGCCTCATCGTCGCCGACCGCTGGCAGGATTACCGCCTGCTCGACTGCGGCGACGGCATGAAGCAGGAGCAATGGGGCCCCTACAACCTCGTGCGGCCCGACCCGCAGATCATCTGGCCCAAGAACGGCGGCAAGGCCTGGTCCGGGTGGGACGGTTTCTACCACCGGGCCGAGACGGGCGGCGGCAAATGGGAATACCGCCAGAAGCTCCCCGACCAGTGGACCATCCGCTACGGCGCGCTGACTTTCCGCATCC
The DNA window shown above is from Oleiharenicola lentus and carries:
- a CDS encoding MazG nucleotide pyrophosphohydrolase domain-containing protein, with translation MELSSLSDRALEIHAAFAERARRTGQRPWTREEVMQGFVGDVGDLMKLVMAKAGVRPIADTDRKLAHELSDCLWSVLVLARLYQVDLGKEFFRTMDELEKKLQAPDNT